Below is a window of Salvelinus fontinalis isolate EN_2023a chromosome 31, ASM2944872v1, whole genome shotgun sequence DNA.
AACACAAATTTCATGGTTATTGTCATCTACAGTTAAACGGTCAAACAGGCCTATGAGATACCAACTTCTCATTGTTAGATATGGAGAAGCTAAAATGGAACATTTTAAGCACGATGAGTTGTATTAGCAATCCAATTGGAGAAATAGGTGTTCTAATAACATTATTATAGGCTATAGTGAAAAGATATGTTTATGTACTTCCGAGTCCAAATGCTCAACATAAATAGTCAAAAAATTGCTGGCAACACACATTCATTCTACTATGGAGATAATATTGGTCTTTACGACCTATGTGCCGTGCACTCGCATTGGCGTAAGTCGATTGATGAGCCTATCGAAGGCAGGAGGACGCTGATAGTTCTAGTTCTATTTCACCTCAGAAGCGCTCGCTCAGTCCGCGCAAAATTATTACCTCACAATTGCTCTCCAAGGACGTTGTTTTTGACGGTGACAACCTACCTGTTGCTTCAGAGGACCGAAAAGACTGGAAAGAGAACACTCTCACCCGCCGCAGCAACACGTCCCCCAGTTCCGGAACGCACTCACTGGGGAAAGATACGTTTACATCCAGGGATAACATGGAGAGGGAcggggggacagagaaagagagagacattttgGATTGGCTGGAGAAATTAAGGTGCTATTTTGTTTCATTCAGAACTTATTTGGAACATGAATCCTTACTTCAAAAGGAAATTTCGAATTTAACATGTATTATGTCAATTCAAAGTCATGAGGTCCAGGAGAACTGCTTTGATCAATTCAACTCTTCCATCCAATTTACCCGCCAAGGTACTAAACTCCCCATTTTCCCTCGTTTTCGCTATTCACTTATGCCTACATGGGTTAACTGAACAATGGTTGCACAAAAGGAAGCGAGGATCCTTCCATATTCTCATTTCAGTGAGGCAATCTGTTAGTGACATTAACCCCAAAGCACATTTCCCAGGCCCATGAATAGGGTTTTAGACTTCTTAGAGATCCCGCTGCATACAGGATGAGACCCCTTTCAAACTTGTAATTACCTTTTTGCAAAAGAAAAAATACACCCCCGCCATTGTCATTTCAACCCATTCTGCATTTTAGAGGACACCGGAATGACTAACTTCCCGCCACACTTAAGAAAAATTGTAAACAAGTGAAATGTCAGGGCTTTTACCATCCTATCTCACTATGGATTAAGATTACAGGTTCGTTTTTGGCCTATAACTACTCAACCTGCACTGATATGAGCCTAGACCCTGACAGACATTAGGCCTATATCTGATGTTCAACTGGCTATTCAACTTTTACACACAAGACTAAACAATAAGATAGCCTACTTAATATTTACTTTTACATAGGGGCCTTATAGAAACAAGACATCCTAAACCTGTAGAACTATGTTCTAAGTGTAAAGTAACTAAGTAAAAATACGTTGAAGTAGCCTACTACTTAtcgttttggggggtatctgtaatttactatttatatttgacaacttttactccactaaattcctaaagaaaatataaaCTTTTTACTCCCATAAATTTCCCCTCATACCCAAAAGTGCTCGTTACATTTCGAAtggttagcaggacaggaaaatggtcaaattcaccgTTTATCAAGATAACacggtcatccctactacctctgatctggctgactcactaaacacaaatgtttcgtttgtaaatgatgtctaagtgttggataGCCCTCGGCTATACATaggctacatttaaaaaaacgtgCCCTATGGTTTTCTTAATACAAGGCATTTTAAACGAtttatagcatttacttttatgtttgatacttaagcatatttaaaaccagatagcctatttttactcaagtagtttttgactgggtgactttcacttttacttgagtcattttctattaaggtatctttacttctactaaagtatgacaattgtgtacttttCTCACCACTGTAAGGATTATAGCAGTGATATGGAAGTGAAGACAAAATTGTTAATGTCTGACAACTGATTTATTAGGTCAATGGGCCACTGCCCAACATCAATTTCCAAACATAAAACGACAAACAATATAAAAACACACAGCTTTGGTATAACAATCAATATAAACTTTGTACAAAACTAAATATTTCCATAAAAGGTACTTCATCACAAACATTTGAATAAATCTTCCATTGCATGGACACCATATTTATCACCAACATCCAAATTTTGGAATCAGCCAATAACTTAAACAAACGTTTACCATGTCCAACAAATGAAACGATGTCCCCTAGAACGGAACTATTTACTTCATGAAAATAACTTTCATTATTGTAGAGTCCATTTCAACCAAACTACCAGGGTCGCCAAACAGCCTCAGTGCTCTCCGAACCAGTGCTGACACCGACAGGGCTGACGGCCTGAGAAACACCGACGAATGATGTCATCCCATGGACTGGGGATGATGCTGTTGGCGCAGAGCTGCAGTGGACAGGACTGGCGTTGACTGTCATAGGTACACCTGCGTTAGCGTACAGAGGGATGACTGGGGTTGATGCTGAGGCGAATGCAGGGTTGGGAATAAGAAAAGCAAACTGTCCATCGGTGGCAGGCACAAGCTGGAATCCCCCGAAAACTTGAGGAGACAAGGCTTCCACGGTGCTGAGTTTGGAACCCATAGAGACACTGTTGGGCAGGGTAGAAGGTAGCTGCACGTGAAGAGGCTGCCCAATGTGAGCCTGTTGAGTTGGAGTTGGTTGGGGGTAGTTCATGGCGATCATCTGGCCTAGGGAACCTGACAGGTGGTTGAGAAGCCGCGACTTCACCTCCGTGTTCACCCCCTCGCTGGTGGACAAGAAGCGAGTGACCTCGTTCATGCATTCGTTGAATCCCGCTCGGTACTTACTGAGGACAGTAGTGTCTGCTGACAACGCTGCTGAGGAAAAAGAAAAATGAGAACATTAGAAATCGTGTCTATTCGATGAAAATGTAAAAACGAAGTGTTGGCCAGATGTCAAATTAGATATTCGCATTGCAATTTACCAGTCATCTGCACACGCTGTAAATTCCGTAAGTGCTTCACCGTCATTTCCAGAATATCGGCTTTCTCCAATTTAGAATGTCTGGAACTCTGTGGATAAGAACATAGCAACGTTAATGAGTGTGCATTGATACAACATTAAATCCCAGGAATAATGAACTAAACAGTGATTTTCAATTGTGAAATCACTTTGACTTACATCTTTTTTAAGTGCATCGAGGATGAGTGTCTTGAGTTGGCCAAGGCTTTCGTTTATCCTCGCTCTCCTACGTTTCTCCATGATGGGTTTTGAGGActgcaaaataaatgtttttaacaTGAATTGCATGTTAATGGATAATTCCGAGTAACGTTACCTCACAAGTAAAATATCGTTAGCATACCTACAGTTTAATTTGCAACAACATTAGCCTAGCATAGCAGGTCTATGCTGATTATATCAGATTCATTTTAAATCCATAGGCAATTTTAGAAGTGTACCTTTCTATGCTCGCTGGCATTCTTGGGTTTGTCTGGAGTATGGGAACCATTTGCAGGTGCACCAGCAATAGGGGATGCCGTTTGTTTCTCCATGGTGTCGGCTGGCATTTTGGATTAAATGACCTCCTCCGGCAGATAGAAAAAAATATATCCTTTTGGAGACGTTGGAAAATATTTATGCTTCTTTATGTTTAGATGAAATTGTAACCAATGTGAAAGATATCCTACGACAGTCACGCAGAAGTGAGCAAGTCCCACTGATCAGCTATATCACTTGGTTTAACCGAATTGTCATCGAGTATAAGAGCGAGCGCTGTGCCAAGCTACGTTGGGCAGGTCGAGTCTGCTCCGCTGCCGACACACGCCAGCCGTACTTATAGACGGTTCGCATGCTCCCAGTTCGTGTGAAACCCTCTCTGCATTCTTTCCCACACTCGTCTCAGCCAATGGGCGTGCGGACTCACCCATTGGGCGCGGGGCAGACTGCTGATTGGACAACACCCCCGCGGGCTGTCAGTCACGCGCTGCTCAATCGGCACTGGAGGGACAAACAACAAAGCGGCGAGTGCAGTCGGTCTGTCTGTGAAGTGATAAGGCGAATTGGGGGAATGCGCTGGCGGTTTACTTCCAACTTCTTCATACCCTTCAAAAATGTATGCTTTTTGTGTTCACAAATATTCACGATGCTTAAAGATACTGTATTTTACAAAGCCTCACCATGCTTTTAATACCATATTGATATAAATAGGCTACCTTTGAAATAATGTTGCATGTTTATTTTTTTCAATAGTTTCTATAGGCCTATCCCAAATGTcgaaaataaatactttttttcccAATGGACGAAGGCAAGAATATAGCCTACATTCAAAAAGTGTGTGTGGGTTTATACTAAAGTacccaataaatacatttttactattttaataTTCACTGACGCAAATGCGTAAAAAATGCATTTATATTTGGATAAACATAAGGGTTGTAATAACTATACATTAATACTTCAATGATATAGGTTAACATTTCAGTATAGCTGTTCACTCGTCTTAACctatgaattattattattattattttatcagTATCTAGGCCTTATCAAGAGATCCAATTGCGCCTCAGAACAACAACTGTAATGGCACGCGAGGCCGTTTGCAGGGGCACGCAGTCAACCAATGGCAGGCTGTCACTTTATGCAGATCTCACTGAGCTACGTCTTATTGGCTGTATGAACATCTAAGTGCCAATCATTCCAGCGCGGAAGCTGTGAAGGGTGCAGAGGAAAAGCGACGCGACATCTGTCCGCTTGCCAGTCGCACTGTGTGCGCCTGCTCCGTACACTTGAGCCTCCACTGAGCACGTGCCGAAACGGATTTCCCTTATTACAGCCTAGAGGGGGAATTTTCCttggatccttgggacgtccctaccctatTGAAATTGACGTTGAAAATGGTTCGGGTTAGGCAAgggctaaggttagggtaagggttatgattagagtttagtgtagggacgtcccaaggatctgAGGATAGCACTGACCGTTTTCTTCTCGAACTCGTTAATTCCTCGATGGATAATGGAAGACATTTGGCCTAGGCTACAAAACAATGCAGGTCACACAACACATTGAAAGCAGAAATATAATAACAGAAAATAAGAGTATAATGTAGTAACCTAACATAATAGCATAAGTAATATATAACTTTTAAAATTTACTAGGATAATGGGGTGAGAGCCTGAGTTTGAAGGAAAAGGGCGCCATCTACTGACTAATTTCTTCTGGTTTCTCAAATCCAGAACTGACAACAGCGAGCTATGTGCCGTTTACCATAGATGTTCAGCGGTTTACCTCTCAAACGAAGAGTGTAATGAATTATTAACAGCTAGGCTATAGGCCTAATCATGGATGACTGGCATGAGAATGACTATAATGTGTTATTTTTTTAGCAAACATTTCTTAGATGGGGGGAGTACAGCATATTTGTGTGCATTCAGTACTTATTGgttacataatgaatgaatgaatgaatgaaaaatCGCAAGAGGGAAAGGAAGCACCCTATATTTGATGTCGACAAGTAAGCCTAACACTTGTCTACAGTGTATGTATAACACAGATGTATTTCTGACGAACTCCACACATGCTCACAGAGGATGTGTTTCTGCTTACATTGGCCACAAGGTGGCACAATGTAGCCCAACTCACTAGTTGAATCATAATAATTATGATAAATACTGTATACCCCTCTAACAGGCCTAGATTCTTGTGGATTTAACAGAGTAatgggcaattccatggtaacatAGTGACACTGAGAATCTGATCTTTCACCTTGAAATGTATGTGAAACAAAAACTGATGATtttaaagttaaacaaaccatataaATTAATGCACAAGTACAACTTTTCACAATTTCCAAAGAGTGTTTTTctgaaacacatttacttgaagaacattgtagatgcaaagtttggtaacaggaTTACGGTTTGTGCTGTTTGTACCATCGTTCTGTTACCAAACTTGGTATCTGcactttgcaatcattggtttttgtttgacatagaTTTTAAAGGGAAAAATTGGAGTCTTATAGTGTCACTCTGTTACTGTGGAATTACCCTAATCTTAAAATCCCTGTCTGAGTCCATGATCCAGAGTTCACCACATGTTTATTGACAAGTACCACATGTAATAAAAGTTTGTTAAGCCTTAGTCCTGCATATTCTCTGGCCTGGTGTCGTATCAGTCATTGTTCATGAACTCTAGTCCTGGGTGGGTGAGCTCTGACAAAGCATGCTGGACACTTGTTTACCCGGGATCCCCAAGTCTCAAGGGCCAGCTGTGTGTACTTGAGCTCACGTTTACTTTATTTGCTTTGGGATCAGAGCAAATGATGCATACCTAGTTCTATGGGGTTTGTTGGGAGAGCATAGGTTTCCCACTACCACTGCCCCCTATTGCAGGGGTATGCATTGGCATGTTCAGGGATTTTATTTGTGTGATTGGATGTTGTTGGATGACAACCCATTTTTCTGGTCTGGATTCTGTCTATAATCTTCTTTTTTTTACTCTGACAATTCAAAAGATCAAATGATTCAAAGGCATTTCAGTTGACTAACGAAGGGCAACTTGAAAAAAATTAACATCCATAATTCTGTCTACGTTCCGGAATTTCAAACTTGGAAGTCTTTGTGGTGCACAACAAAGAAAACAGGAATCTGGTTGAAACATTCCAAATGCCTCCCATCATTATTACATCCTTGAAACACTTGTCGACACTGACAATACCATGCGGCGGAATGCAGAGTACAGGAATTACTGTTGAGAACTGATCTAGCCTACATTCATCAAACAAGTAAAGCGAAAGTACTTGCTGTTTGACTTAAGTTTATGAGGGAGTGAAGAGAAGCCGGGGAGATGAAAAGACCAAAGGGAAGGGGCTGTGTTTGCAGATTTATCACAGTCCAGTAGGCTGTTGTCCGGCTTCAGAGTAAGCTCAACAGCTCCTTTTCACCGGCGCCTGGTTAGTTTGTCATTGGGTAATGAGccaccctctgctctcccccAAATCCGTGTGCAGAATGCAGAAAATAGAGTCAATTATATCTGTATTAGCTGCTGTTGGCCAGCCAATCCCCTCGCATACTCTTTAATTGCAGTTCTCATAATTGTGTTTACTATGGTCAATCCTCGCACAAGGCAGCAACGATGCCTGCAAAAGTGACTTGTGTTCTTCCTCCAGATGGCTACTGTGGCTACTTTACAAGTACCAAAACACCAGGCAAAACAGAGAAATACTGTTAAACATAGATTATCACGCTCTAGGTGTCCAATGTTAGATAACTTCCCAGGCCAATTTCTCAACTTTTAgtaataagttatgatgaactgaTCCTTTGTGTTTGTAGAATATGATTGACAGAGTACTTGCTGCTGGAAAGATTGACATCAGTTTTGAGATTCTAGGTGTAGTTTATTGTCTTAAGGTTTGTTatgtacacatttttttttaaagcctccaagttttttgttgttgttgaaagtcCATAGAAATGAAAGACGCTCATGTTTGCTCAAAATAAAGACATTTTGACAGCAACATCTTG
It encodes the following:
- the LOC129830038 gene encoding transcription factor HES-4-B-like isoform X1, with translation MPADTMEKQTASPIAGAPANGSHTPDKPKNASEHRKSSKPIMEKRRRARINESLGQLKTLILDALKKDSSRHSKLEKADILEMTVKHLRNLQRVQMTAALSADTTVLSKYRAGFNECMNEVTRFLSTSEGVNTEVKSRLLNHLSGSLGQMIAMNYPQPTPTQQAHIGQPLHVQLPSTLPNSVSMGSKLSTVEALSPQVFGGFQLVPATDGQFAFLIPNPAFASASTPVIPLYANAGVPMTVNASPVHCSSAPTASSPVHGMTSFVGVSQAVSPVGVSTGSESTEAVWRPW
- the LOC129830038 gene encoding transcription factor HES-4-B-like isoform X2; amino-acid sequence: MPADTMEKQTASPIAGAPANGSHTPDKPKNASEHRKSSKPIMEKRRRARINESLGQLKTLILDALKKDSSRHSKLEKADILEMTVKHLRNLQRVQMTALSADTTVLSKYRAGFNECMNEVTRFLSTSEGVNTEVKSRLLNHLSGSLGQMIAMNYPQPTPTQQAHIGQPLHVQLPSTLPNSVSMGSKLSTVEALSPQVFGGFQLVPATDGQFAFLIPNPAFASASTPVIPLYANAGVPMTVNASPVHCSSAPTASSPVHGMTSFVGVSQAVSPVGVSTGSESTEAVWRPW